Within Topomyia yanbarensis strain Yona2022 chromosome 2, ASM3024719v1, whole genome shotgun sequence, the genomic segment AGAGACAAAATTGAAATGACACCTAGTGGTCATTTCACGACGGGGAAAAAGccaatttttggatttttttcgccGAATTTTTCACCGAAAATGACGCagcacttttttatttcggtgcgtttctcagagatggctggaccgatttgcgcaaacttagtctcaaacgaaAGGGTTCCcgtcggtcgctattgatttgtttattcATCGGACTTCCGCTTCCGGTGCTACGGGTTGAAGATTGGGATCACACTgccaattcccatataaactggtttcattatgatataaaaatgatgacaattgacagagcgaattgcgttaaagatctcggagtttttctcgatgaacaactgacgtttaaacagcatatcagctatattgtcgcaaaggcatcacgctgtttggggttcataatgagaatatctaagcacttttcagatatttactgcttgaaatctctctactgctcactcgttcgatcaactctggaatattgttcagttgtgtggaaccctcattatctcaacggtgtccatcgaattgagacagtacagcgcagatttgttcggtttgcccttcgtcgattgccttggagcaaccctcaccagctgccaagttatgaaagccggggtttgcttattggactcgatacattgcaagtgcgacgggatctattccgtgctatgacgatttcggatattttgcaagatcgaattgactgccccgagcttctcagtgcgataaacatgaacgttcgccctcgcgcccttcgctaTAATTTATttctccgattacctcttcgccggactaactatggagtaaacggtgccatcattggtttgcagcggaccttcaacaaaGTGTCaaccgagttcgatcttcacattccacgtagcagattacaatttgattttttaaatagattaagaaattatcattaggaccacactgtgtcctaatgataataattaattaatatcggAAAATGcaatattaaaatgggtgcaaaattacttggattttccagtctagatcaataatgactaaccaaagtcgctttgatAACATTGGTCACCCATGACAGTTCTTGATTCCATataaaattgcatcacggaaaagaATACCCATTGGGCAgaagtagtttaaagtgtattgttcacactgtatttttatttgttatcaATTTTGCGAAAACCTGAAAAAtaacgtcgcgaattgattttaCGTCAACACCTGGAAAATCatcaactctctcatcgggacatcggaaaacaactcggagtCGTGCTGTCAACGATGAATCGTGTAATTAAACGTTACTACTGTGAGCATCGAACGGACGGAAAGAAATCCGGTTAGAatgtgatcaggatcacaagagTGTAGTaaaagcgtttaagcggaataccaatgcttcggtcagggatgttgcgaaaaagttgaatctgtccaagtctttcgttcagcGAGCCTCGTTCAGCAAGCCATGGgaccgggagggactgcataTGTACAAAatgcagaaggctccaaatcgtgacgaatggcaaaatacggtggcccggaaactgtacacccagatgctgacgaagcctcattgtctcgCCATGGAGGATGAGACTTACATCAAAGGTGGACTTCCGGGGCTACTAttcttcaccgcccagcacaagtttgatgttccagCGAGTAAGCAGAAAGTTGGCCAACAAACACATGATttcgcaagcgatctgctcatgtggcaaacgaaGCGCGCCGTTCGTGAATAGCAGGAtggtaaacggggagatctactccaaggagtgtctacagaagtgTCCACTTCCTCTTTTGAAGTAACACGagggccctacgatcttctggccgtATCTAGCTTCGTGCCTCTATTCAGATGCTGTCCTGTAGTGTTATGAACTTAAGGGATCACTTTCATCCCCAAGGAcatgacccccccccccaaacgcACCGGAACTAAGACCCGTCGAAAAGAACTGACAATTATGAAGGAGGCACTAATGAAGCATCGCAAGAAGgccaaatctgaggaagacatgaagaaaaagtgggtttccgtacagaagcTAATGAGCGGAGTTAGGGaccattcaaaaattacataatgcaaaaattgctcaaaattgactccccccttcCCTCATGTAACAAACTATCACACATTTCTCTATagccccctcccctattacgtaacaaattcctcaaaaaaatcttcagtaaaaacatgttacataACGTTCTAACCTACTTTCCCtctcccatatgtcacaacatgtcacacttcgacgtaccccccccccccccccacctaaaagcgttatgtaatttatgaatggttatggtattgaagttgaatgaaatatatatgCCAAAAGattactaatgggttatattttattgtaggtTGGAAAAGgattttggactttttttgccttttacctttttgcacatttttgcctttctcacataGAAAGATATGTGTTAACGACAGCAACCGGTTTGTACGGCTCACCTGGAGGGTACGAAGGACAAGGAAATACAACATTGAgctaatgctgattaagctaatgacgaatttcgcgctaaattgtattcagagttggcagcaccctatcagattttaatgaaactttctgtacatgaagactttgtcacaaaaagccacgtTGCATACTTTGTGTTTCCAAATATGAACTAGACTGTCtattgaaaagggtcaaacattttttaccatttttttcaaatggctatagtctaaaaatgacatcctacaaaaaaatgttgcaggagtgattttcacaaaatgagtcaaagttttgaataaaaatattgaaaaaaatcttcattgtctcctacactgaaaaaaatcgattttaaaaatttaaaatcgatttacaaaaaaaaaaacccatctttgatttgaaattttgttccaagataggtaattatgatCCCTAcgtaccgtcaaaaattcaagttgggcacttttaaggaaaaaaagttatttgaaaaaaaaacttttccttgtccaaactgaagtTTTTTagcgtatttttatcgaaaactaaaccaaacgcaactgctagttgcctgatacaagcaaaaagtatcagtaacgaatatggtacatattcataacaaacttgaatgagggcaaagccatttaacataatcgatatatgcgagatttaactaatactacttggccgtgtacgaagaagtatcttgtacATGTACCCgaccgggaagtagagattgatggtgtagtctccaaaaGGGGCCTTAATTGTgaagtatggggttcgctccttcaagaaccctttgcttcagccagtgaaaattctaGTTCGCAAGCAATTAcgttcaggaaaaatcaaggagtGTATGCAAACAAcatattttccatcagcctcatttcgaacctttcgccgaatctgctctGCCAAACCTTGATCTTTTGAACAAGACTAGCCTATCTGTTCGCATTTTTGTGCCGCGATgcatgaactgccgtcgttgcaaacaacttattgtagaaacaacGAATCacttcggcctcgttccagtccagtccgagatgctataccaaattcggtactgaaaatcactcctacatttttttgtaggagttGTCAGTTTTAGACTATATCCATTTGATTAAAAGTGGTAAAAAtttttgacccttttcaaaagacagtctagatcatttttggaaaaacaaagtatgcaaagtggctttttgtgacaaagttctcatgtacagaaagttgcATCATAatttgagagggtgctgccaacacttgttcgagttggtgcgaaattcgtctaattatatattatatatttttgtttgaagcTGAACCGGATCCAGAATAAAATTTCGATTTAGaaatggcctgcgttaagccataCCGAACCGAGCgccatgatttttttctggtatttttcatgcaaaaaatcattttttgataacttgccattaactgAGAAAGTTGAGGGATACCAATTTGCTTTCAATTACTATTTGAGtactcaaaaataattttatgtgGGTGTTACTAGCATTAAATTGGATGTGACAGCGTTTTTAGGCAGGTATCttaaaatggcgcttggtcccctttggcttaacacaggccaaatGGAGACATTACGTAATACGCAATAACCGGATTTAATAAAAACCAGcgaaaaaattggtttgaaatggttttgagtttgaaactactttaaaatcgaaactgatttaaaatttcttaacaagttgaaaattttcagccgaGTCCGAACCCCCCGGGCCCTTCTtgatgatccgccgctggtttcaagtgtttcagcgtcgacatatAGTATCTCAaggatccattgtatgtatgtgcaaatcgtactgaatatgtaatataccaTTATCTTGATCCTATTCAACCATAGtatctaggtggattaaaacaggttttttttctaaTAACTGGCCGACTGCACATACTTTTCTCTCTGACGGCTTTCCGTGACCTCGTACCAGATTTTGTCTATGACAAATGGTCCACATTGGAGTATTTCACAATTCACAAAACGATCTAGCGAAAACAATTGTTCGCCTGGAGAATTGAaataattctattctattctaacccttacacatccagtattgaaaagcatcctggactcGAACACCATAAGAATTGAAACAACTACTAAAACTTTTTGCTGTGTAAATTTGGAGCATAATTGAGTACATTGATAGATATTTTGCTACTTTCAGGCATCCTTATTTATGATATCTGGTTCCAATCAATGATAAAGTGAAAGCCAGGGTTAATCTATAATGCTCATTTATAGACCACGCTGCTAGACACGTAGCGCGTTTGCTGGACGTTAACTTGAATCCTGTTTTATATTCAATATTGACTAAGATATGGTCATTCGTCTTAGTGAGGTACAGCATAGTGCAATACAATCcgcaaaaaataaaagaagttGTATTGCAAATATCGATGAATCAACCAAAGAAACCTCTTTCATCGTGACTTTCAACTTTAGTAGTATATAGCGGTATTAACCTCTTTGTAATAATTAGTACCGTGATGTCGGGATTCTTTGGACATCAGTTAAATACgattatatataaaaaaaagttgaagaaTTACTATCTAAAACACATACTTGAGCCCACGAGAGCTAACTTGTGCTTCTATTCACATTGATTTGATTGAGTCTAAAGCAACTCGCCGTAGCGGTACCGCTTCGGTTTGTATCAATTTTTCGGTTGCCTAGCATCAACATAGTCTTGAACAATCTGCAACGGTTCGCACGAAATTGTTCCTACGTAGAAGAACTTTGCCACATTAGTATATAAGTGCCCAATCCTGTTCCTGTCATCAGTATCAACCCAGTGGTCGAACAACCAGTAATAAACACAAACCGAACCCTTTTCCGATCCGATAAAGTAGTGGTTAACCAGCAACTATTATGGCTCCCTTAGTATTGTATCATTTTCCGGTATCGCCACCTTCGCGTTCCGTTTTGCTTGTAATACGTAACCTTGAACTGGACGTAGAGGTAAGTTGAGTTACCTTGTGTTATTGTACGTTTCAATGGAAATGTGCCTTTCTTACGTTTTGATACGATGAGTTAAACTATCGCGTTCGTTGATAGTTTCAAAAATGTGTCGAAAAAAGTGTATTATCCAATTGAAAATGATAAAGTTGTTTATTAGACTGACACGAAAAGAtctaaaaatattagaaaaatggTGCCACTGAAGGTTTTCGCATGTTTcgttttcaacgaaaattttACAGTAATGGCTCTACATTTTTCGAACGTGACGAACATGTAAAAAAAGTATTGCGACAAATTGCTCCGTGGATTTACTATGAGAAGTTAACTCTATTCCACAACATTTGAACGGTCTgccagctaccatgtactttgtcttgtccgAGACTATAGTCAACTTGATTCTCGCAGCTTATCTTTTAAACTTCTGTCACTCGCGTTAGTGCACTAAGCGCACGCCGCTATTAAAATCTtgtgaaatcgtcttagggcaccagcggttGCTCGTTCAGAGAGCCATTTTCGCGGCTTCCGGTGGGATAAGTCACAAAGGCCTCTaccactgctctgcgatcggCACCAATAAGGTCCACGTCATCCGCGAAGCTATAAACAATATGAGTTCTTCTGATGATAGTTCTTTGGACAGTAGATCTTCGTAGTATCGCACTTCCGAATACTACATTAAACAGCTAAATTGGCCACCGTTTGCGGTTCAGGCTGTTTTgagttggtttgccgtagatgagttggcaatcgattgagatgcatttttctctgcattttCCGCACAAGGTTGTCCACGGTGTgccgtctgattacaatacttgcacgtaagAGTTTGTACTTCATGGGTGCATAACACAGTTTGTTTAATTGTAGTTTTAtaagttttgagttttattgtcaagtaggagggctACACAGCCCTTTCGACCCGCACCCTCACTATAAAACGCCGATAGGAATACCCAGAAAGAACTTTCTCCAAGTATCAAGTGTAACAGATTCTACTTCTTCGTTTTTCGACaaacttaccttaccgttcaagctagagccttgttgtctcttgctgtatgcagaagccgtctccactccactcggtccattgctgcttctCGCCAGCCTCGcggtcttcgaagggtccgcaggtcgtcttCTATCTGGTCAATCCACCGtgcccgtcttcttgttcctgtagggtcgccctcgagaaccatcttcaccgggtcgtcgtccgacattcttacgacatGTCCAGCCccccgcaaacgtcctatttttgcggtatgcgcaatggatggttcttccagcagctgttgcaactcatggttcattcgcctgcgtcacgctccgtcttccatctgcacgccaccacctttcgttcgaaaactccgagggcgcgttggtcctccacgagcatagtccaggtctcgtggccgtaggggaccaccggtctaatcagcgttttgtagataatcaacttcgtgcggcggcgaaatTTTGTTTGACCGGAACGTCCTccagagtccaaagtaggcacgatctGGTaccattgtcggcggttaccagtgagcccaaatacacgaattcgtcgaccatctcgatttcctcaccgtcaatccgaattCAGGATGGAAGgtccacattgtcgtctctataACCTCTTCCTCGCATGTATTTCGTCtgcgaaacgttgatggcaagtccaatcctgctggcttcagcctcCAGtccgatgtacgtttccgacatcgcctgcaagttccgtgccattatatcaatgtcgtcggcgaagccaagaagcttgacggacttcctgaagatcgtgccactcgtgtctatccccgctctccttattacaccttctaacacaacgttgaacagcagacacgatagaccatcaccttgtcgtaaccctcttcgagattcaaagtgttcctgatactcgaacaacgcacatcacccgatccatcgtcattttgactaatcgtgttagcttatccggaaaaccgtactcgtgcattatctgccatagctgatctcgatcgattgtgtcatatgccgatttgaaatcaatgaacaaatcatgtgtgggcacgttgcattcgcggcacttctgcagaatctgccgaatcgcgaatatttgatCCGTGGTGGCACGGGAACTTATGAAAtccgcttggtagtgccccacgaactcccttacaaatggtgacaatcgacGGCAAagagaggaccttgtaggcggcgctaagtagtgtgatcgcgtggtagttgcagcaatccaacttgtcaccctttttgtagattgggcaaacgacaccccCTCCATCCATTCCACTCCGGAagtctcctcctcccaaattttggcgattacccagtgcagcgctctagctAGTGTTTCGCCACCGTATTTTAAGAACTCGttgggtagttgatctacaccggcagctttgttgtttttcatccgaccgatctcctccttgactgcttggagatcaggggccggcagcctatcgtcttctgctgcttcaccgttgtggtgctcgtcatagtactgcttccactTCTCAAacacctcacactcgttcgtaagaaggttACCGTCTAAGTCTctgcacatatcggcttgcggaacgtagtctttgcgcgaactgttcagcttctcgtagaacatccgtgtgtcgtttacgcggtacagttgttccatcgcttcgcgatctcgttcctcctgttggcgcttcttCGCCCGCGCTGCATCCTCgcccgtgctgcattcttctcctctattaactgcttacattcgtcatTGAACCAGTCAtttcctcgattcggaatcgctgtaccTAGTGCCGCGATAGAAGTACTTCCTATGGTGGAACGGATctccctccagccatcttcaagagtaGCTGCACCCAGCTGTTCTTCCGTGGGTAGTGCTGCTTCCAGCCGCTGTGCGTAGTCTTGGGCAACCCCGGCGTCCCGCGGTTGCGCGCTGTTGGGCTTTGGCGTCCGACTACGACGAGTGTTGTACACCGTCGAGACCGTTTTCAGCGCATGCATACTGCAACTAGgtaatggtccgaatctatactCGGACTGCGGTAGGTACGAACGTTGGTGATATCAGAGAAGAAtcgcccgtcgattagaacgtgatcgatttggttttcggtgcgttggtcaggtaatctccaggtggctttgtggttatctttgcgggggaagaaggtacttcggactaccatgccacgggaggcgttttgcgacatgcattttgcaattggctcaggaggggtacgattTGGTAGCCTTACAACTATATAGTCATTTTCAATATATACGGGAAACTTATTTCCAAAGTTGTAACTTTCATCCATGTATTTTTAGTTGTTcagcaaaacgaaacgctcggcttgcgctaacgtgttgaacaatgttaaccctccggcactcgcgccgttgtattttgtgcaacaccttccgaaactctagcgaaatcttcttccagCATCAGCGgttgctcattcggggagccatttaaagtcaacgaccgcgacctttgttctcgagacaatgtacAGTAGATCGAGAGGTCTGTAGCTCACTTGGCTTGATTGTAGATCTGACTCCGGCAGAAGTGGAAAGAAGACTGATTGGCTCGAGTTTATGGCCATTCTTGTAGATAGCGCTTATGAGACCATTCAACGAATCATATTGTATTTTTGCTGATTAAACCCGGTCAACAATGTACAAAACTGCGACTATCCTCGTCATGGCGCCCATAATTTCTTACTTattacatgggtgcgtttcgactccGTCTCGTCAGAAaacgacactaactttttgtcgcaaaagattagcgccggcttgacgcaaatccctaaaactaaaacacactttgtgtggCGATCGAACGACTGGTAAAACGTGATGTACCATCCGAGCAggagttctgtttatgccgataagacacagtgaagccgaaacttgtcttggcttagcaggcctatgcgaaagcactatgctatatttcaccctaaggagaaaaaaaattagtaaacaccaaaatttctcactaggacgaaaattgttggtaaaaccagtctttgcacttgaagggcacaaatccttacttattacatgggtgcgtttcgacttcgtctcataagAAACCAAATCAAGAAAACATCAAATATAACTACTCTTTCTTTACAAAAACTAACATCATACCAATGCGATGACAACGTTATAGAAACTCACCTGATCTCTCTATCCGCAGATTAAAGTCCTCAACCTGATGGCCGGTGAACATATGCAGGAAGATTTCATCAAGATCAACCCCCAGCACACCGTACCGACGATTGTGGACGACGAGTACGTGTTGTGGGAGTCCAAAGCCATCATCACCTATCTGGTGGAGCAGTATAACCCGGAAAGTGATCTGTATCCCACAGATCCGAAATTACGGGGTATTGTTAATCAGCGATTGTACTTTGACTCAACCGTGCTGTACGCTCGTGTATTCTCTGCCGTTGTTCCGGTTATGCGACAAGCAGCTACCAGCATCCCTCAGGAGAAGAAGGATGCTATCAAAGATGCACTGAGAACATTGGATGGCTATCTCGACGGTCAGGACTGGACTACCGGAGAGAACTGCACCGTAGCCGACCTTTGTCTTCTGGCAACCGTCTCCACGATTGACGTATGATTTGACTGAAATAATATAAGATACCTGTATCCCGGTCGGGAATATTAATTCCATTTTCAATACTTACAGAAAATCGGATTGGATTTAAGTGAGTTCGACAACGTTTCTGCGTGGTACGATCGCTGCAGTTCCTTACCGGGATACGACGAGAACGGGGAAGGAGCAGAAGCTTTCGGCGGCTTCATTAAATCAAAACTGGATGAGCCTTTCTAAGTTACTCATTTGAATGTGATGAAATTATAATTGGAAGGATTTGACAACACGTTGTTGGCAAacagtttatttgattttttctacTAGAATagttaaaagaaattatttataACATGAATGTAAGTACACCTACAGCGTTCTTAATCCTACCTTTGTTcttaaatgaacaaaaaaaaataaaaacaaaacaacttAACATAAAACTAATAAAGCATTGCAATTTTCCTGAATTTCGATAGAGGTTTCCTATATACTCAGTACTAGAATCTTACAACGGTTTTTAAccaataattgatttttttaattaatagctgaatcaatattttttcttgttCTCGACATCACACGTTTTAAAGCGTATGTTACTTTTCACACATGAATATAATTGTCTAGAGgatattcaaatgaaaggatATGTATTATTTGATTGCGTTTTTTACGCTACGGATTATATTTATgaattcaaacatattatcAATGTTTGACGGCTTCATTCTTATTTGAGTATTGTTTCAAGTTTAGATGAGCCTCCCACTGATAAAAATTGGAGCACATATACCTTGGACCTTTCAAATGAGGCTGGTGTGACAATTCGGCAGATCTGAAAGTAGAAATcagaataataaataaacatatTCTTACTAAGTCTAGGAATATGGGACATTACTACACCGAACACTGTTGTAAGAGCCGCTCGTAATAGGAAGAATGATTCCTACTGAATTTGAATACTATTAAAGGTGCCAGGTGTTTGGTTCTCAAATCAAAAGACAAGTTTTCCATTAAACTTCCTCGTCAGTAAACCAGATCTTCCATGCTTACTACCAAGACATCACTCGGAGCCAGCCAGCTCGGTTCAAGATTTATGGCTGGATACACGAAATATATCTGAATTATtcacgaatgat encodes:
- the LOC131682447 gene encoding glutathione S-transferase 1-1-like produces the protein MAPLVLYHFPVSPPSRSVLLVIRNLELDVEIKVLNLMAGEHMQEDFIKINPQHTVPTIVDDEYVLWESKAIITYLVEQYNPESDLYPTDPKLRGIVNQRLYFDSTVLYARVFSAVVPVMRQAATSIPQEKKDAIKDALRTLDGYLDGQDWTTGENCTVADLCLLATVSTIDKIGLDLSEFDNVSAWYDRCSSLPGYDENGEGAEAFGGFIKSKLDEPF